In Buchananella sp. 14KM1171, the genomic stretch TCGATTTGGTTAGAGGCCGTGGGCCGCAAGCACGCGTTCCATTCGCTTCTTCTTGCGGTTGCTTGCCACGATCCAGGCGACGTCGGGATCGGTCGTGTCCAGGCTCGCGAATTGAGGTAGCGAGCTCTCCGGGGCGGCGGCCACGGCCACACTCCAGCCGTATCCCAGCGTTTGCCGCAGGGAGCGCCACTCGCGCAGGGAGCGCACGTGCGCGGGCTGCAGACACAGCGCCGTGGTGGCGCCAGCGCAGCAGTCGATTGCCGCCTTAGCCATTGCGGGGGTCTTAAGCAGCCTGGGCTCGCAGCAGGCCGCCACCGCCGCCCGCTTCACGAGCGGGTCCCGGTCCGTTGACCACAGGGGTAGGAGCGCAAGCAGCGCTGCAGGGGCGCGGTCGCCTAGCAGTTGCAGTCCGGTCGCCACCCCCTCCCGCACGCGCCAGCGGGAATCCGCCGCCAGGTTCCTGGCGCGGTGCTCCTCCCCCGGTGTGTCCGCGTGCGCTCCACTAATGGCTGCCGCGCACGTGGCCAGGTATTCGGACCCGCTCGCAAGCAGCTCGTCGGCCCAGGCCGGCGGCAGCTCCAAGGCCGCCGCTTGCATGAGCGCGGTGTTTGCGCGCGGCCCCGGCAGGCCGGAGTTCTCCTCCAGGATCTCCGCTGCGCCCGTCAGAGTGGCTCCCCTTAGCCGAGCCCTCCACTCAGAAACCGTCGCCACCTGCCCCTACCCTTAATCCGTCAGCGCAGAATTGCCAGGTGGTCGCGGTGTACCACCGGTCGGGGGGCCTCCCCGGCGGCGAAGTCGGCCGATCTCATGCCCTGTAGTTCCCGCACTTCCCCTGAGCCGTATGCCGCTATGCCGCGGGCCACCACTCCACCGTCTGCGGAAAGCAGGTCCACCACGTCTCCGGCAACGAACTCGCCCTTCACCTCCGCGATCCCAGCTGCGAGCAAGGAGCGGTTCTGCTCGGTGACCGCACGCACTGCCCCCTCATCCAACACCAGCGCTCCAAGCGGGGAGGCAGCGTGCGCCATCCAGATGCGTTTGTTGCCTGCGTGGCGGCCAGTGGGCTCGAACCAAGTGCCCACTTCCTCACCTGCGACGGCAGCCGCTAGGTTGTCGGCACTGGTAAGCACTACCCCTACCCCGGCACTGGCAGCGGCACTGGCAGCGACGATCTTGGAGGCCATTCCGCCGGTGCCCAGGTCGCTACCTCGTCCAGTTACATCAAGCCCGGCCAGGTCTTGCTCGGAGCGCACCACCCCGATTCTCTTGGCACCGGGGCGCGAGGGCGGGCGATCGTAGAGCCCGTCGACGTCCGTGAGCATCACCAACACATCGGCGTGTAGCAGCTGGGCTACGAGAGCGGAGAGGCGATCGTTGTCGCCAAAGCGCATTTCCTCGGTGGCTACTGCGTCGTTCTCGTTGATGATCGGCACCACTCCCAGGCGCACTAGACGCTCCAGTGCGCGGGCGGCGTTGGTGTAGTGCTCGCGGCGCATGAGGTCCTCTGCGGTGAGCAGTACCTGACCCACTTCTGCCCGGTGAGCGATGAATGATTCGGTCCAACGCGCCATGAGCACGCCCTGACCAACCGCGCTGCACGCCTGGGCCGTGGCCAGTTCGCGGGGGCGGCTGGTCAAGCCAAGGCGGCCACGCCCTGCGGCCATGGCTCCGGAGGAGACCAGGACGGGGGCTTGACCGTTCATGCGCAGGGCGCCAATGACGCTGGCGACCGAGTCGATGCGGTTGAGGTCCAGGCCACCGTCCGGGCGGGTGAGCGAGGAGGAACCGATCTTGACGACGATGCGGGTGGCACTGGTTACCAATTCACGTTTGCTCACCAGGCGATTCTATTGCGCTTACGAGCGCGTTCGTAATTCCGCTCAGGGCCCAGCCAAACCAGTGCATGCGCATTTTTGACGCGATAGGATAGCTAACGAGCAAACCCACTCACTGGAGGACGATGATGACCAACCCCTTCGCAGCCACCATTGCGGCCCACAAGGCCGGTAAGAACGCCGGTATCTACTCCGTCTGCTCGGCACACCCGCTGGTGCTGCGCGCGGCGATCGACCAGGCGCTGGCGGACGACGCCTACGTGCTAATCGAGGCCACCTCCAACCAGGTGGACCAGTTTGGTGGTTACACCGGCATGAAGCCCGCCGACTTCCGGGACTTGGTGTTCGGCATCGCCGATGAGGCCGGTTTGCCGCGTGAGCGTGTTGTGCTGGGCGGCGACCACCTGGGCCCCAACCGCTGGCAGGCCGAGGAGCCCGAGAGCGCGATGGCCAAGGCTGACGACCTGGTGACCGCCTATGTCGAGGCCGGCTACACCAAGATCCACCTGGACTGCTCCTTCTCTTGCGCCGGCGACCCCTTCCCCATCACCGATGAGATCGCTGCCGAGCGCGCCGCCCGCCTGATGAAGGTTGCCGAGGAGGCCGCAAAGCGCGCCGGTACCGCCGGCCAGGTCTACTACGTCATTGGCACCGAGGTGCCGGTGCCCGGCGGCCACCAGGAGGAGCTGGGTGAGATCACCCCGACCTCTAAGGACGCTGCCGCCGCGACGCTGGCCGCCCACCGCGCTGCCTTCGAGGCCGTGGGCTTGACCGACGTGTGGCCGCGCATCGCCGCGCTGGTGGTGCAGCCCGCCGTGGAGTTTGACCACCTGAAGGTGGTCGACTACGTCCACGAAGGCACCACTGAGCTGCGCACTGTACTGGACGATGAGCCGACCCTGGTATTCGAGGCTCACTCCACTGACTACCAGACCCCGGCTAACCTGGCTCAGCTGGTGAAGGACCACTGGGCCATCTTGAAGGTCGGCCCGGGGCTGACCTTCAACCTGCGCGAGGGCCTGTTTGCCCTGGCCCGCATCGAAGAGGACCTGGTGGCCGCCGACCAGCGTTCCAACCTGATCGACGTGATCGAGCAGGTAATGGTGGAGCAGCCCGGCTACTGGGAGAAGTACTACGAGGGCGACGAGGACACCAAGCGAATCGCTCGCAAGTACTCATACTCCGACCGCATGCGCTACTACTGGCCCAACGAGACCATCTCGGCTGCCGTGGACAAGCTGCTGGCAAACCTCGACGCCGTAGCGATCCCGGAGCCGCTGGTAAGCCAGTACATGCCGCTGCAGTACGAGCGCGTCCGCACTGGCGAGCTCGCCCTGAACGCTAAGGCCCTGCTGCTAGACCGCGTGCGTGACTGCATGCGCCCCTACGCTGTGGCCTGCTTCGGCGCCTGAGTCCATCCGATAGCCAGGTAGCCCAAAGGGGCGGGGCGGGAGGTGAAACCTCCCGCCCCGCCCACGTTTAATGCTGGGAAAGCTCAGTCCCGTTCCGGGTCGGTCCACACCCCGTGCTCCGCGTCCGCGCGCAGCTCCGCGCGAGCAGCGGCCTTGGCGTCCATCCGGTCCTTGTACTGCTGGCGGCGCTCGACGTTGGTGCGGCGCTCGTTCATGTCCAGGCGAGAGTCCGTACCGCGCCCGCCCAGCAGCTCCGCCCCGGTCATTAGGGTGGGCTCCCAGTCGAAGATGACACCGTCCTCGATCGCGCCGATGATCACCGTGTCTCCGGCGTGGGCTCCCTTCTTGAACAAAGCCTCCTCGACCCCTAGCTTGTTCAGGCGGTCGGCCAGGTAACCGATAGCTTCGTCGTTGGTGAAGTCCGTCTGACGCACCCACCGCTCCGGTTTGGCGCCTCGCAGCTGGAAGGCAGGGCCCTCCGGGGTGTTGACAGCCTCGATGGTGAACTCGCCCGCGCCGCCGCGCCGCGCCACCGGTGCCGGGCGCAACACCACGCGCTCGGCCACCTGCGGCTGGGCGGCCCTCTCCTTGCGCACCATGTGCGCTAGCGCGAACACCAGCGGCTTTAGCCCGGCGTGGCTGACGGCAGACACCTCGAATACCGGCAGGCCACGCTCCTCGATGGAGTCACGCACCATCTCAGCCAGGTCCTTTGCCTCTGGCACGTCCACCTTGTTCAACACCACCAGGCGGGGCCGGCTCATCAGCTCCTTGTGGCCGTGGGAAGGTGCCAGGTCTGCGGCGTACTGCGCCAGTTCGGCTTCCAGCGTCTCCAGGTCGCTGAGCGGGTCGCGTCCTGGCTCCAGGGTGGCGCAGTCCAGCACGTGCACGATCACGGCGCAGCGCTCGATGTGGCGCAAAAACTCCAGGCCAAGGCCCTTGCCCTGCGCGGCACCGGGAATCAGCCCCGGCACGTCGGCCACGGTGAAGCGATCCTCGCCGGCTTCCACCACGCCCAGATTTGGTACCAGGGTGGTGAACGGGTAGTCGGCGATCTTTGGGCGCGCGGCGGAAAGCGCGGCGATCAAAGAGGACTTGCCGGCGCTCGGGTAGCCAACCAGGGCGACGTCGGCCACCGACTTCAGCTCCAGCACGAGCGTGGCTTCCTCACCCGGCTCGCCCAGGAGGGCAAAACCGGGCGCCTTTCGGGTCTTGGACGCCAGCGAGGCGTTGCCCAGTCCGCCCTGTCCGCCTGCCGCAGCAACGAACCGCTCACCGGGAGTAACCAGGTCGGCTACGACGTTGCCGTGCTGGTCCTTCACCACGGTGCCGGAGGGAACCGGCAGCACCAGGTCCTCGCCGTTCTTTCCCTGGCGCATGTCGCCCGCGCCGGCGGTACCGTGCTCGGCGCGGCGGTGAGGCGAGCGGTGATAGGCAAGCAGCGTCGTCGTTTGCGGGTCCACCTCCAGGATGACGGACCCACCGTTGCCGCCGTCGGCTCCGTCGGGACCTGCCAATGGCTTGAACTTCTCCCGTCGGATGGAGGTGCAGCCGTTGCCGCCGTTGCCTCCGGCCGCGTGTACCGTCACGCGGTCTACAAAAGTGGCCATGCCTGTTCCTCCTATCGGCGCCGCCCCGCACGGGCCACGCTCACTGCTTTAATCCTGCCCGACGCAGCCGCGCACCGCTCGGATCAGCGTGCCAGTTCTATTCCTCACCTGGCATGCCAAGAGGGTGGGTAACCCAGCGGTCACCCACCCTCTTTGGTTAAGGCCCGAATCAGGCCTCGACGATGCTGACGACCTTGCGGCCGCGCTTCACACCGAACTCAACGGTGCCGGCAGCGAGGGCGAACAGGGTGTCGTCCTTGCCGCGACCAACCAGGTCGCCGGGGTGGAAGTGGGTGCCACGCTGACGCACCAGGATCTCACCAGCGTTGACGGTCTGGCCGCCGAAGCGCTTGACACCGAGGCGCTGAGCGTTCGAGTCGCGGCCGTTACGGGAGGAACCGAGGCCCTTCTTGTGTGCCATTGAATAGTCTCCTTCAGGCGCGCTTACTTGATACCGGTGACCTTGACGGCCGTCAGACGAGAGCGGTGGCCCTGACGACGACGGTAGCCGGTCTTGTTCTTGTAGTGGATGATGCGGATCTTGGGACCGCGACGCTCGCCCAGCACCTCACCGGTCACGGTGACCTTGGCCAGGGAGTCAGCGTCGGCAGTAACCTTGTCGCCGTCCACGAGCAGCAGCGGGGCAAGCTCGACGGAGGAACCAACCTCAGCGTCCAGCTTATCTACGACCACGACGTCGCCGACGGAGACCTTCTCCTGACGGCCGCCGGCCTTGACAATCGCGTACACCACGTTCTTGCTCATTCCTGTCGATGGGTCGCCCCAACGGGGCTGATCTAAAAGTTGCGCGCTTAAACGCGCCGACGGTCGAGTTTACCCGGCTTGGGGCCTGGAATCAAAGTTGGTCGACCGGATTGGGATGTGAGTTCTCTCCCTCCCGGGGCGGCCCGACCGCGATTGCGCGCGGCCGGGCCTCACCCGGAAACGAGGTCAGTCCTTCTTCTTGCGCAGCACACGCCGGCGGGTCTTGGGCTTGGCCCCGCCGGCCTCGACGCCCTCCTCGCGCTGCGGCAGCTCGATCTCCACCTCGCGCTTGGGCTCCGCCGGGGCGGGCTCCTGCACCGGGGGCAGCTCGATCTCCACCTTCGGCTGCTCGGCCGCCTGCGCCTGCTCAGCCGCCGACGGGTCCAGCACGCCGGTGGACAGGCCGCGCCTGCGCCGGCGGGTACCTCGCATCGACACCGGCTGAGACAGGCTGACGCTGATCGTCGCGGCCGGGCCGGTCTTCTCCTGCGCGGCCTGGGCCGCTACCTCGCTAGCGACCACCGGCGCGGCGGCGCTCACGGCGGTCTCCGGGCGGCCAGTGGCCACCTCGGCGGCGTTGGCGGCAGCGTCGGACTCCTCGTGCGCCTGCGCGGCGGCCAGGGCGATTCGGGCCATGCGCTCGCGCATCTCCGTGCGGTCGGGCGCCACCACGTGCGCCTCCTCCACCCGGGCCCGGCGCGTGCGCGCCTCACCCGCAGTGTTGCCGCTGCGCTCCTCCTTGCGGCGCCGCTCGCCGCGCTCAGAGCGTTCGGCCCGCTCGCCACGCTCGCCGCGCTCGGAGCGGCGGTCCTCGCGGTTCCTGTCCTCGCGGTGACGCTCGCCGCGACGGCGCGAGCCGCGCTCGTCGTCCTCGCGCTCGCTGCTCTCCACGGGCGCGCCCTGTACGATGAAGCCGCGACCGGCGCAGCACTCGCACTGGGTGGAGAACGCCTCCACCAGGCCCTCGCCCACGCGCTTGCGGGTCATCTGCACCAGTCCCAGGGAGGTGACCTCCGTGACCTGGTGGCGGGTGCGGTCGCGGCCCAGGCACTCCACCAGGCGGCGCAGCACCAGGTCGCGGTTCTGCGAGAGCACCATGTCAACGAAGTCGATGACGATGATTCCGCCGATGTCGCGCAGGCGCAGCTGGCGCACGATCTCCTCGGCGGCCTCCAGGTTGTTGCGGGTCACCGTCTCTTCCAGGGTGCCGCTGCCGGTGAAACGACCGGTGTTGACGTCCACCACGGTCATGGCCTCGGTGCGGTCGATGATGAGGGAGCCGCCGCTGGGCAGCCAGACCTTGCGGTCCATGCCCTTGGCCAGCTGCTCGTCCACGCGGAAGGCGGCAAACACGTCGCCGTCTCCCTCGAAGTGCTCCAGGCGCTCCATAAGGTCCGGGCTCATCTCCTGCACGTAAGAGGAGATGGTCTTCCAGGCGTTGTCACCGGAGACGGTGAGCTTGGCGAAGTCCTCGTTGAAGATGTCTCGCACCACGCGCACGGCCAGCTCGGGTTCGCCGCGCAGCACCTGGGGAACGTTGCGGGCCTTCTTCTGCTTGGCCTGGATCTCCTCCCACTGCTCCTGCAGGCGGGCCACGTCCTCACGCAGCTGCTCGTCGGTGGCACCCTCCGCCGCAGTGCGCACGATGACGCCGGCGCCGTCCGGGACCACCTCCTTCAGGATCGTCTTCAGGCGGGTGCGCTCCCCCACGGGCAGCTTGCGGGAGATGCCGGTCATGCCGGAGCCGGGTACCAGCACCAGGAAACGACCGGCCAGGGAGATCTGGGAGGTCAGGCGGGCACCCTTGTGGCCGATGGGGTCCTTGGTGACCTGCACCAGCACCTGGTCGCCGGCCTTGATGGCCTCCTCGATCTTGCGGGGCTTGCCCTCGGCGTCCACCAGGTCCCAGTTGACCTCGCCGGCGTACAGGACGGCGTTGCGGCCCTGGCCGATGTCAACGAAGGCGGCTTCCATGGTGGGCAGCACGTTCTGCACTCGTCCCAGCACCACCGCGCCGACCATGGAAGACTGCGTGCGGCGTGCCACGTAGTGCTCCACCAGCAGGCCGTCCTCTAGCACGGCGATCTGGTTCAGGCCGTCGCGCTCGCGCACGATCATGTGGCGGTTGACGGACTCGCGGCGGGCCAGGAACTCGCTCTCGGTGATGAGCTGGCGCTTGCGCCCGGCCTGGCGGCCTTCCTTGCGGCGCTGACGCTTTGCCTCCAGGCGGGTGGAGCCCTTCAGCGCGGTGATCTCGTCTCGCCCGGAGTCCTCGCGGGTGCGGCGACGGCGCCGGCGACGGGAGCTGGACTCCTCGCCGCTCTCCTCCGCCTCGCCTGCGGGCGCGGCCTCCTCTGCGGGCTGCTCGGCGATGTCCTCGCCGGAGTCGCCGCCGTCCTCGCCCTCCTCGGAGCGACGGGCACGGCCGCGCCGACCGCGCGAACCTCGCCGCCTGCGCGAGCGCCCGCTGGTCTCCTCGCCGTTCTCCTCGCCGGCCTGGCCCTCTACCTCGCCGCTTTCTTCGTCCTCGGTGGACGACGCTGCCTGCGCGTCTTCCTCCTCTACCGGCGCGGCCGCGCGCTTGCGGGTACGCCTGCGGGTGGCGGACAGGTCCGGCGCCTGGAACAGCAGCGCGGCGGCGGGCAGGGCCTGCTCTGCGTCCTCGTCGGCCTCCTCGGTGTCCGCCTCGGGCTCCTCGCCCTCGGCCAGCTCGGCCTCGGCCTCCTGGTCCTCTGTGAGCAGGTCTGCTGCCAGCTCGGGGTCCACCACGGCGGCCTCTTCCACCTCGGCGCCTGCCTCAGCGGCGGCCTCCTGGGCCTCCTTCTGGGCGGCCGGGTCGAGCGCGGTGGTGGAGAACTTGCGGCGCGAACGCGTGCCGCGACGAGAGCGGGCCGGGGCCGCCTCGCCGTCCTTGGCGGCGGGCGCGGGCTGATCGGGAGCCTGCTGCTCCTGCGCGGCGGCCGGCTCGACCGCAGCCTCGACCGCAGCCTCGACCGGCACGTCCTCCGCGACCTTCTTACGGCTGCGCGTGGCCCGCTTGGGCTTGACCGCCTCCTCGGCGACAGGCTCGGCCACCACCTCGGCGGCGGCCTCCACAGTCGGGGCGTCGGCGACAGGCTCGGCCACCTTCTTGCGGCTACGCGTGGCGCGCTTGGGCTTGACCGCCTCCTCGGCGACAGGCTCGGCCACCACCTCGGCGGCGGCCTCCACAGTCGGGGCGTCGGCGACAGGCTCGGCCACCTTCTTGCGGCTACGCGTGGCCCGCTTCGGCTTAACAGCCTCCTCGGCGGCAGGCTCTACCGCAGGCGCCTCGGTGGCGCCCTCCGCAGCAGCCTCAGCGGGGGCCTCGACCGGCGCGTCCGCCGCGACCTTCTTGCGACTGCGCGTGGCCCGCTTGGGCTTGACCGCCTCCTCGGC encodes the following:
- the rplU gene encoding 50S ribosomal protein L21, with protein sequence MSKNVVYAIVKAGGRQEKVSVGDVVVVDKLDAEVGSSVELAPLLLVDGDKVTADADSLAKVTVTGEVLGERRGPKIRIIHYKNKTGYRRRQGHRSRLTAVKVTGIK
- the rpmA gene encoding 50S ribosomal protein L27, translated to MAHKKGLGSSRNGRDSNAQRLGVKRFGGQTVNAGEILVRQRGTHFHPGDLVGRGKDDTLFALAAGTVEFGVKRGRKVVSIVEA
- the proB gene encoding glutamate 5-kinase gives rise to the protein MVSKRELVTSATRIVVKIGSSSLTRPDGGLDLNRIDSVASVIGALRMNGQAPVLVSSGAMAAGRGRLGLTSRPRELATAQACSAVGQGVLMARWTESFIAHRAEVGQVLLTAEDLMRREHYTNAARALERLVRLGVVPIINENDAVATEEMRFGDNDRLSALVAQLLHADVLVMLTDVDGLYDRPPSRPGAKRIGVVRSEQDLAGLDVTGRGSDLGTGGMASKIVAASAAASAGVGVVLTSADNLAAAVAGEEVGTWFEPTGRHAGNKRIWMAHAASPLGALVLDEGAVRAVTEQNRSLLAAGIAEVKGEFVAGDVVDLLSADGGVVARGIAAYGSGEVRELQGMRSADFAAGEAPRPVVHRDHLAILR
- a CDS encoding D-tagatose-bisphosphate aldolase, class II, non-catalytic subunit encodes the protein MMTNPFAATIAAHKAGKNAGIYSVCSAHPLVLRAAIDQALADDAYVLIEATSNQVDQFGGYTGMKPADFRDLVFGIADEAGLPRERVVLGGDHLGPNRWQAEEPESAMAKADDLVTAYVEAGYTKIHLDCSFSCAGDPFPITDEIAAERAARLMKVAEEAAKRAGTAGQVYYVIGTEVPVPGGHQEELGEITPTSKDAAAATLAAHRAAFEAVGLTDVWPRIAALVVQPAVEFDHLKVVDYVHEGTTELRTVLDDEPTLVFEAHSTDYQTPANLAQLVKDHWAILKVGPGLTFNLREGLFALARIEEDLVAADQRSNLIDVIEQVMVEQPGYWEKYYEGDEDTKRIARKYSYSDRMRYYWPNETISAAVDKLLANLDAVAIPEPLVSQYMPLQYERVRTGELALNAKALLLDRVRDCMRPYAVACFGA
- the obgE gene encoding GTPase ObgE, which translates into the protein MATFVDRVTVHAAGGNGGNGCTSIRREKFKPLAGPDGADGGNGGSVILEVDPQTTTLLAYHRSPHRRAEHGTAGAGDMRQGKNGEDLVLPVPSGTVVKDQHGNVVADLVTPGERFVAAAGGQGGLGNASLASKTRKAPGFALLGEPGEEATLVLELKSVADVALVGYPSAGKSSLIAALSAARPKIADYPFTTLVPNLGVVEAGEDRFTVADVPGLIPGAAQGKGLGLEFLRHIERCAVIVHVLDCATLEPGRDPLSDLETLEAELAQYAADLAPSHGHKELMSRPRLVVLNKVDVPEAKDLAEMVRDSIEERGLPVFEVSAVSHAGLKPLVFALAHMVRKERAAQPQVAERVVLRPAPVARRGGAGEFTIEAVNTPEGPAFQLRGAKPERWVRQTDFTNDEAIGYLADRLNKLGVEEALFKKGAHAGDTVIIGAIEDGVIFDWEPTLMTGAELLGGRGTDSRLDMNERRTNVERRQQYKDRMDAKAAARAELRADAEHGVWTDPERD
- a CDS encoding Rne/Rng family ribonuclease, producing MAESRTRKPRRLSVPTTDPATTEAPVVEPAAEEAVKPKRATRSRKKVADVAADAPAVEGSAEVAAEPAAEEAVKPKRTTRSRKKVAADAPVEAPAEVAAEGAAEAPAVEPAAEEAVKPKRATRSRKKVAADAPVEAPAEAAAEGATEAPAVEPAAEEAVKPKRATRSRKKVAEPVADAPTVEAAAEVVAEPVAEEAVKPKRATRSRKKVAEPVADAPTVEAAAEVVAEPVAEEAVKPKRATRSRKKVAEDVPVEAAVEAAVEPAAAQEQQAPDQPAPAAKDGEAAPARSRRGTRSRRKFSTTALDPAAQKEAQEAAAEAGAEVEEAAVVDPELAADLLTEDQEAEAELAEGEEPEADTEEADEDAEQALPAAALLFQAPDLSATRRRTRKRAAAPVEEEDAQAASSTEDEESGEVEGQAGEENGEETSGRSRRRRGSRGRRGRARRSEEGEDGGDSGEDIAEQPAEEAAPAGEAEESGEESSSRRRRRRRTREDSGRDEITALKGSTRLEAKRQRRKEGRQAGRKRQLITESEFLARRESVNRHMIVRERDGLNQIAVLEDGLLVEHYVARRTQSSMVGAVVLGRVQNVLPTMEAAFVDIGQGRNAVLYAGEVNWDLVDAEGKPRKIEEAIKAGDQVLVQVTKDPIGHKGARLTSQISLAGRFLVLVPGSGMTGISRKLPVGERTRLKTILKEVVPDGAGVIVRTAAEGATDEQLREDVARLQEQWEEIQAKQKKARNVPQVLRGEPELAVRVVRDIFNEDFAKLTVSGDNAWKTISSYVQEMSPDLMERLEHFEGDGDVFAAFRVDEQLAKGMDRKVWLPSGGSLIIDRTEAMTVVDVNTGRFTGSGTLEETVTRNNLEAAEEIVRQLRLRDIGGIIVIDFVDMVLSQNRDLVLRRLVECLGRDRTRHQVTEVTSLGLVQMTRKRVGEGLVEAFSTQCECCAGRGFIVQGAPVESSEREDDERGSRRRGERHREDRNREDRRSERGERGERAERSERGERRRKEERSGNTAGEARTRRARVEEAHVVAPDRTEMRERMARIALAAAQAHEESDAAANAAEVATGRPETAVSAAAPVVASEVAAQAAQEKTGPAATISVSLSQPVSMRGTRRRRRGLSTGVLDPSAAEQAQAAEQPKVEIELPPVQEPAPAEPKREVEIELPQREEGVEAGGAKPKTRRRVLRKKKD